A region of Takifugu flavidus isolate HTHZ2018 chromosome 2, ASM371156v2, whole genome shotgun sequence DNA encodes the following proteins:
- the arl14ep gene encoding ARL14 effector protein isoform X1 gives MPVICASVDCSNRFVKGSEIRFYRFPLSKPQLAAKWVQSLGMKNFVPTANTCLCSEHFRPECFRDYNGKQFLREDAVPTIPSHETTKIALRKRVVVPKETNLVNKTVTQGEQDRSKEAGVVRRDKRITIRGGRGGRGGKQFSDRQIRVYDNKGRLLSNSKDLCDCLDGDCMGCFYPCPECGSRKCGVECRCDRKWLYEQVEVEGGEIIRNKYAV, from the exons ATGCCTGTTATTTGTGCATCAGTCGATTGTAGCAACAGATTTGTAAAGGGGTCAGAAATAAGGTTTTATAG GTTCCCACTCAGTAAACCTCAGCTTGCGGCCAAATGGGTGCAGAGCCTGGGCATGAAAAACTTTGTTCCAACTGCCAACACCTGTCTCTGCTCAGAACACTTCCGGCCCGAATGCTTCAGGGATTACAACGGCAAACAGTTTCTGAGAGAGGATGCTGTACCCACTATACCATCACACGAAACAACAAAG ATTGCACTGCGGAAAAGGGTGGTGGTGCCGAAAGAGACAAACCTGGTGAATAAAACTGTAACGCAAGGAGAACAAGACCGATCCAAAGAGGCTGGAGTTGTGCGCCGAGACAAAAGAATCACCATAAGG GGTGGGCGAGGAGGGCGTGGAGGAAAACAGTTttcagacag ACAGATCCGGGTGTACGACAACAAAGGCAGGCTGCTCTCCAACAGCAAGGACCTGTGCGACTGTCTGGATGGGGACTGCATGGGCTGCTTCTACCCCTGCCCCGAGTGCGGCTCACGCAAGTGCGGCGTGGAGTGCCGCTgcgacaggaagtggctttacgagcaggtggaggtggagggtggCGAGATCATCAGGAACAAGTATGCTGTTTAG
- the arl14ep gene encoding ARL14 effector protein isoform X2, which yields MKNFVPTANTCLCSEHFRPECFRDYNGKQFLREDAVPTIPSHETTKIALRKRVVVPKETNLVNKTVTQGEQDRSKEAGVVRRDKRITIRGGRGGRGGKQFSDRQIRVYDNKGRLLSNSKDLCDCLDGDCMGCFYPCPECGSRKCGVECRCDRKWLYEQVEVEGGEIIRNKYAV from the exons ATGAAAAACTTTGTTCCAACTGCCAACACCTGTCTCTGCTCAGAACACTTCCGGCCCGAATGCTTCAGGGATTACAACGGCAAACAGTTTCTGAGAGAGGATGCTGTACCCACTATACCATCACACGAAACAACAAAG ATTGCACTGCGGAAAAGGGTGGTGGTGCCGAAAGAGACAAACCTGGTGAATAAAACTGTAACGCAAGGAGAACAAGACCGATCCAAAGAGGCTGGAGTTGTGCGCCGAGACAAAAGAATCACCATAAGG GGTGGGCGAGGAGGGCGTGGAGGAAAACAGTTttcagacag ACAGATCCGGGTGTACGACAACAAAGGCAGGCTGCTCTCCAACAGCAAGGACCTGTGCGACTGTCTGGATGGGGACTGCATGGGCTGCTTCTACCCCTGCCCCGAGTGCGGCTCACGCAAGTGCGGCGTGGAGTGCCGCTgcgacaggaagtggctttacgagcaggtggaggtggagggtggCGAGATCATCAGGAACAAGTATGCTGTTTAG
- the LOC130517226 gene encoding gonadotropin subunit beta-1-like has product MQLVVMAAVLALVRVGHGCSFDCRPTNISIPVESCGLTELIYTTICAGQCYHVDPVYIDYHDWAEQTVCNGDWTYEVKHIEGCPVGVSYPVATNCRCAACNSGNTYCSRFNGDVPGCLPF; this is encoded by the exons ATGCAgctggttgtcatggcagcagTGCTGGCACTGGTGAGGGTGGGGCACGGCTGCAGCTTCGACTGCCGCCCGACGAACATCAGCATCCCGGTGGAGAGCTGTGGCCTCACCGAGCTCATCTACACCACCATCTGTGCAGGACAGTGCTACCACGTG GATCCTGTCTACATCGACTATCATGACTGGGCGGAGCAGACGGTCTGTAACGGCGACTGGACCTATGAGGTGAAACACATTGAGGGCTGTCCAGTGGGGGTCAGCTACCCAGTGGCCACCAACTGCAGGTGCGCCGCGTGCAACTCAGGAAACACGTACTGCAGTCGCTTCAATGGGGACGTGCCCGGCTGCCTGCCCTTTTGA
- the kcna4 gene encoding potassium voltage-gated channel subfamily A member 1, with protein sequence MEFAMVGADGGCNSHLPYGYAQARARERERERERQAVQSRAAAAAAAAEGGPGAEGAGGGNVGGGVGGSTSSSCSHLLNNRQHQSRAASSASANISSGGTASRPSSSSPTSFTQEHEPQHRVLRERKKQRGVARWRRNRTTLGGDLRHSELALLGSEEDIMIEEEEAEGAEEEEDEEEVGGRGSKRSSFLCHMYDEGETVSLTDRRPQSGYENVYSECGCCERVVINVSGLKFETQLKTLTQFPDTLLGDPDKRIRYFDPLRNEYFFDRNRPSFDAILYYYQSGGRLKRPVNVPFDIFSEEVKFYELGEEAILKFREDEGFVKEEEKPLPEDEFKRQIWLLFEYPESSSPARGIAVVSVLVIVISIVIFCLETLPEFRDEKEYLQSRHNSTQPDHGFTPFNDPFFIVETVCIIWFSFEIIVRFFASPSKPAFFKNIMNSIDIVSILPYFITLGTDLAQHQGNGQQAMSFAILRIIRLVRVFRIFKLSRHSKGLQILGHTLRASMRELALLIFFLVIGVILFSSAVYFAEADEPTSQFTSIPDAFWWAVVTMTTVGYGDMKPITVGGKIVGSLCAIAGVLTIALPVPVIVSNFNYFYHRETDNEDQAPVVESVPPVCPYFPDFLRKFKSSPSGSSLGDKAEYMEMEEGVTESLCGLDKSPSKGNGTDIGRRNSTNSKSIQTDV encoded by the coding sequence ATGGAGTTTGCCATGGTGGGCGCGGACGGCGGGTGCAACAGCCACCTGCCTTACGGTTATGCCCAAGCTCGCGCGCGGGAGAGGGAGCGCGAGAGGGAGCGCCAGGCGGTTCAATCGAGAGCGGcggctgcggcggcggctgccGAAGGTGGGCCGGGAGCGGAGGGAGCAGGGGGCGGCAACGTCGGCGGCGGCGTGGGGGGGTCCACCTCCTCTTCGTGCTCTCATCTCCTTAACAACCGTCAGCATCAGTCTCGCGCCGCCTCCTCCGCGAGCGCCAACATCAGCAGCGGCGGTACCGCCTCgcgcccctcctcctcctcccccacctccttcaCGCAGGAGCACGAGCCGCAGCACAGAGTTCTCAGAGAGCGGAAAAAGCAGCGCGGCGTCGCGCGGTGGAGACGCAACAGGACGACTCTCGGCGGGGACCTGCGCCACTCGGAGCTGGCGCTGCTCGGATCCGAGGAGGACATCATgatagaggaggaagaggccgagggggcagaggaggaggaggacgaggaggaggtggggggccGGGGAAGCAAAAGGTCGAGCTTTTTGTGTCACATgtatgatgaaggtgagacggTGTCCCTCACTGACCGGCGTCCTCAGTCCGGCTACGAGAACGTTTACAGCGAGTGCGGCTGCTGCGAGAGAGTTGTCATCAATGTGTCGGGTCTGAAGTTTGAAACTCAGCTCAAGACTCTCACCCAGTTCCCGGACACGCTCCTGGGAGACCCGGACAAACGTATCAGGTACTTCGACCCGTTAAGGAACGAATACTTCTTCGACCGGAACCGGCCGAGCTTTGACGCGATTCTTTACTATTACCAGTCAGGTGGGCGCTTAAAAAGACCCGTCAACGTCCCGTTTGACATCTTCTCCGAGGAGGTGAAGTTTTATGAACTTGGGGAAGAGGCGATTCTCAAGTTTCGCGAGGATGAAGGGTTTgttaaagaggaggaaaaacctCTGCCGGAGGACGAGTTCAAGCGCCAAATCTGGCTGCTTTTCGAGTATCCAGAGAGTTCGAGTCCCGCCAGGGGGATCGCGGTGGTTTCTGTCCTGGTGATAGTCATCTCTATTGTCATTTTCTGCCTGGAAACGCTGCCGGAGTTCAGGGATGAAAAGGAGTATCTGCAGTCACGACACAACTCCACTCAACCCGACCACGGATTTACACCTTTCAACGACCCCTTTTTCATCGTGGAGACGGTTTGCATCATTTGGTTCTCGTTTGAGATTATAGTTCGCTTCTTTGCGAGTCCGAGCAAACCggctttctttaaaaacattatgAACTCAATAGACATTGTATCCATTTTGCCTTATTTCATAACTCTCGGCACGGATCTGGCCCAGCATCAAGGCAACGGGCAGCAAGCGATGAGCTTTGCCATCCTGAGGATAATCCGCCTTGTCAGGGTGTTCCGCATTTTCAAACTGTCCAGACACTCCAAGGGGCTGCAGATCCTGGGTCATACCCTGCGCGCCAGCATGAgggagctggccctcctcattttctttctggTGATAGGCgtcatcctcttctccagcgCGGTGTACTTCGCCGAGGCGGACGAGCCCACCTCTCAGTTCACGAGCATCCCCGACGCTTTCTGGTGGGCTGTGGTAACCATGACGACGGTGGGCTACGGCGATATGAAGCCCATCACTGTCGGTGGGAAGATCGTGGGCTCCCTGTGCGCCATCGCGGGCGTGTTAACCATTGCGCTGCCGGTGCCGGTCATAGTGTCCAACTTCAACTACTTTTACCACAGGGAGACCGATAATGAAGACCAGGCGCCGGTGGTTGAGAGTGTGCCGCCGGTGTGCCCGTATTTCCCAGACTTTCTAAGGAAATTCAAAAGCTCTCCTTCTGGTTCCTCGCTGGGCGACAAAGCGGAATATatggagatggaggaagggGTGACGGAGTCGCTGTGCGGGCTGGACAAGAGCCCCAGTAAAGGGAACGGGACAGACATAGGCAGGAGAAACAGTACTAACTCCAAATCCATCCAGACTGACGTGTGA